The following proteins are encoded in a genomic region of Leifsonia psychrotolerans:
- a CDS encoding GNAT family N-acetyltransferase, translating into MDPEPNAPSTTVDVRHEPEQSRYTIWRNGEAVGLARYSSSARAITFVHTEVDPQFRGAGLASTLVRCALDDVREHSDLPVVSQCPYLSSWLTTHADYQDLLTRGT; encoded by the coding sequence ATGGACCCTGAACCGAACGCTCCGTCGACAACCGTCGACGTGCGGCACGAACCGGAGCAGTCCCGCTACACGATCTGGCGAAACGGCGAGGCGGTCGGGCTCGCTCGCTACAGCTCCAGCGCGCGCGCGATCACCTTCGTGCACACCGAAGTCGATCCGCAGTTTCGCGGCGCAGGGTTGGCCAGCACGCTGGTTCGCTGCGCCCTCGACGACGTGCGCGAGCACTCCGACCTGCCGGTTGTCTCACAGTGCCCGTACCTGAGCAGCTGGCTCACGACGCATGCCGACTACCAGGATCTGCTCACCCGCGGCACCTAA
- a CDS encoding NAD-dependent epimerase/dehydratase family protein produces MKVLVTGASGLLGRAVAAATLAAGHEVRTFQRRPSGVPGASDVLGSVTDSGALERAVEGMDAVIHLAAKVSLAGDPAEFDTVNVGGTRALIAALTQGAPAVTSTAASTASREAVSTGPGTASTDAAARRLVYVSSPSVAHSGASISGEPAMPADPARARGDYARTKAHAELLALAADSPRLQVVAVRPHLVWGPGDTQLVARVVERARSGRLPLLGHGAALIDTTYIDNAASGIVAALERADDVHGRAYVITNGEPRPVAELLAGICAAAGVRAPGWRVSAGLARTAGSVIEAAWRIRAGSDEPPMTRFLAEQLSTAHWFDQRQTRADLHWVPAVSLDEGFRRLAASYAR; encoded by the coding sequence ATGAAGGTCCTCGTCACCGGGGCCAGCGGCCTGCTCGGTCGGGCGGTCGCTGCGGCAACGCTGGCCGCCGGACACGAGGTGCGGACGTTCCAGCGCCGGCCATCCGGTGTGCCCGGAGCCAGTGATGTGCTGGGTTCGGTGACCGACTCGGGGGCCCTGGAACGTGCCGTCGAGGGGATGGACGCCGTCATCCACCTCGCGGCGAAGGTCTCGCTGGCTGGGGACCCGGCCGAATTCGACACCGTGAACGTCGGCGGAACGCGCGCGCTGATCGCCGCGCTGACGCAGGGGGCGCCGGCAGTGACGAGCACAGCGGCGAGCACAGCATCGCGCGAAGCGGTGAGCACCGGGCCCGGCACAGCGTCGACGGATGCCGCCGCCCGCCGCCTCGTCTACGTGTCCTCGCCGTCGGTGGCGCACTCCGGAGCGTCCATCAGCGGGGAGCCCGCGATGCCCGCCGACCCGGCTCGGGCTCGGGGCGACTACGCACGCACGAAAGCGCACGCCGAACTGCTCGCGCTGGCTGCTGATTCGCCCCGCCTGCAGGTTGTGGCCGTGCGACCGCACCTGGTCTGGGGTCCGGGGGACACCCAATTGGTCGCCCGAGTGGTCGAACGTGCACGGTCCGGCCGGCTTCCGCTGCTCGGCCACGGTGCCGCGCTGATCGACACGACCTACATCGACAACGCGGCATCCGGGATCGTGGCGGCCCTCGAACGGGCAGACGACGTGCACGGGCGGGCCTACGTGATCACCAATGGCGAGCCGCGCCCGGTGGCTGAGCTGCTGGCGGGAATCTGTGCGGCAGCCGGCGTGCGCGCCCCGGGCTGGCGGGTGTCGGCCGGGTTGGCGCGGACCGCCGGATCCGTGATCGAAGCCGCCTGGCGCATCCGTGCCGGTTCCGACGAACCGCCCATGACGAGATTTTTGGCCGAGCAGTTGTCGACGGCGCACTGGTTCGATCAGCGTCAAACCCGCGCCGACCTGCACTGGGTGCCCGCCGTCTCTCTCGATGAGGGATTCCGTCGGCTCGCCGCTTCGTACGCGCGCTGA
- a CDS encoding alpha/beta fold hydrolase, which yields MSPLPRSAFTPAPASLPPTALPGLDPAFSRLVDVPERDSKGQTTGLTRRWHVLDNAAELDRLGVEPVGTVLCVHGNPTWSYLWRRLVSAASTDAATEPGEAWRVIAVDQLEMGFSERTGRPRALEQRVRDLADFTAAIGLDGPVVTLGHDWGGVVSMGWAVDHPELLAGVMLLNTAIHQPEGTPIPAPLRLALRQGVLGVATVSTPAFLETTLALAHPSLPAEVKRGYRAPYRTAARRGGIGGFVADIPVDAGHESFAELDRIATGLRHIAVPALLLWGPRDPIFSDRYLDDLIERMPHADVHRFEGAGHLLAEDVDYASAVRAWLGDRRPAGGHSAVESVLSASAHPLVEPVETQHPAVESVLSASAHPLVEPVETQHPAVESVLSASAHPLVEPVETQFRPLWHYLDELNHSTETALIEMVPTAGAAPRVVSWRLLSTRVREIAAGLTRIGVKKGDRVSLLVQPGADLTAVLYACVRIGAIVVVADAGLGLTGLTRAVRGARPDHVIGALPGLVAARALGWPGQKISTVRLPSAVARALGISYVLADLAALGRKTSKNPDGEAMLPAPPLPDETAAILFTSGSTGPAKGVVYTHAQLSAVRDALAAQYGVGVGTGLVAGFAPFALLGPALGARSVTPDMNVTSPKTLTASAVAAAVAAVDATVVFLSPAAITNVVATADALTASDRRALEGVRTFLSAGAPVSERLLSAAARLMPGASAHTPYGMTEGLLLTDISLDGIRSASGRTADASGTAAELRTSHSTSDSTGVSAGTTAGDGPGGVCVGVPAATTRVRISALDEHGAATGEPGELPGVTGEIVISAPHIRDHYDRLWLTNRASVRGTSSDGRWHRTGDVGHLDSTGRLWVEGRLPHVITTADGVLTPVGPEQRIESLPGVARAAAVGVGPAGVQQLVAIVETEPSARRVGLASPGLAAAVRGSAGTPVAAVLVVPRLPTDIRHNSKIDRSRLARWADGILSGKRMTRP from the coding sequence ATCTCCCCGCTGCCGCGCTCCGCGTTCACACCCGCGCCCGCTTCGCTGCCGCCCACCGCCCTTCCCGGCCTCGACCCGGCCTTCTCGCGCTTGGTCGACGTGCCCGAGCGCGATTCGAAGGGGCAGACGACCGGTCTCACCCGGCGCTGGCACGTGCTCGACAACGCGGCCGAGCTTGACCGGCTCGGTGTCGAGCCGGTCGGCACCGTGCTCTGCGTGCATGGCAATCCCACCTGGTCGTATCTGTGGCGCCGCTTGGTCTCGGCTGCGTCAACGGATGCCGCCACTGAGCCGGGTGAGGCCTGGCGCGTGATCGCGGTCGATCAGTTGGAGATGGGTTTCTCCGAGCGCACCGGCCGGCCGCGCGCGCTCGAGCAGCGCGTGCGCGATCTCGCCGATTTCACCGCCGCCATCGGGCTCGATGGACCCGTCGTCACCCTCGGGCACGATTGGGGTGGCGTCGTATCGATGGGCTGGGCGGTCGATCACCCGGAGTTGCTCGCCGGCGTGATGCTGCTCAACACAGCCATCCACCAGCCGGAGGGCACCCCGATTCCTGCCCCGTTGCGGCTGGCCTTGCGCCAGGGTGTGCTGGGCGTTGCAACCGTGAGTACGCCGGCATTCCTGGAGACGACGCTTGCTCTGGCGCATCCGTCGCTGCCTGCCGAGGTCAAGCGCGGTTATCGGGCTCCATATCGCACTGCGGCTCGTCGAGGCGGAATCGGGGGATTCGTTGCCGACATCCCCGTCGACGCCGGGCACGAGAGTTTCGCGGAACTCGACCGGATCGCCACGGGCCTGCGCCACATCGCCGTTCCCGCGCTGTTGCTCTGGGGCCCGCGCGACCCTATTTTCAGCGACCGCTACCTCGATGACCTCATCGAACGGATGCCGCACGCCGACGTGCACCGCTTCGAAGGTGCCGGGCATCTCCTCGCCGAAGATGTGGACTACGCGTCCGCAGTGCGGGCCTGGCTGGGCGATCGCCGTCCGGCAGGTGGGCACTCGGCTGTCGAGTCTGTCCTGTCCGCGTCCGCGCACCCGTTGGTCGAGCCTGTCGAGACCCAGCATCCGGCTGTCGAGTCTGTCCTGTCCGCGTCCGCGCACCCGTTGGTCGAGCCTGTCGAGACCCAGCATCCGGCTGTCGAGTCTGTCCTGTCCGCGTCCGCGCACCCGTTGGTCGAGCCTGTCGAGACCCAGTTTCGCCCGCTCTGGCACTACCTCGACGAGCTGAATCACAGCACCGAGACGGCCTTGATCGAGATGGTGCCCACCGCGGGTGCTGCCCCGCGGGTGGTCAGCTGGCGGCTCCTCTCCACGCGGGTGCGAGAGATCGCGGCCGGACTCACCCGCATCGGCGTGAAGAAGGGCGACAGGGTTTCCCTGCTCGTTCAGCCGGGCGCCGACCTCACAGCGGTGCTCTACGCCTGCGTGCGGATCGGCGCGATCGTCGTCGTTGCCGACGCCGGCCTTGGCCTGACCGGCCTGACCCGGGCCGTGCGTGGCGCCCGTCCCGACCATGTGATCGGGGCCCTCCCCGGACTCGTCGCGGCTCGCGCTCTCGGCTGGCCGGGGCAGAAGATTTCCACCGTTCGCCTTCCCTCGGCCGTCGCCCGGGCACTCGGCATCTCGTATGTGCTCGCGGATCTTGCCGCACTCGGCCGTAAGACAAGCAAGAACCCCGACGGCGAAGCGATGCTGCCGGCGCCGCCGTTGCCGGACGAGACCGCTGCGATCCTGTTCACCTCAGGCTCGACCGGCCCGGCGAAGGGAGTCGTGTACACCCACGCGCAGCTGTCGGCCGTGCGGGATGCGCTCGCCGCCCAGTACGGCGTCGGCGTCGGAACGGGACTGGTCGCGGGCTTCGCGCCGTTCGCGCTGCTTGGTCCGGCCCTCGGCGCCCGCTCGGTCACCCCCGACATGAACGTGACGAGCCCCAAGACGCTCACCGCTTCAGCCGTCGCCGCTGCGGTGGCCGCAGTGGATGCGACGGTCGTCTTTCTCTCGCCGGCCGCGATCACGAATGTTGTGGCCACGGCCGACGCACTCACCGCATCCGATCGGCGCGCGCTCGAGGGAGTGCGCACCTTCCTCTCGGCCGGCGCTCCGGTGTCAGAACGGCTCCTCAGCGCGGCGGCGCGGCTGATGCCGGGTGCGAGTGCGCACACGCCCTACGGCATGACCGAGGGCCTGCTTCTGACGGATATCTCGCTCGACGGGATCCGCTCGGCGTCGGGGCGAACGGCCGACGCCTCCGGCACTGCTGCAGAGCTGCGCACCAGCCACAGCACCAGCGACAGCACTGGCGTGAGTGCCGGCACGACCGCAGGCGACGGCCCGGGCGGCGTCTGCGTCGGCGTGCCGGCTGCCACAACCCGTGTGCGGATCAGCGCGCTCGATGAGCACGGCGCGGCGACCGGGGAGCCCGGCGAGCTACCGGGAGTGACCGGCGAGATCGTCATCTCCGCCCCACACATCAGGGACCACTACGATCGGCTGTGGCTGACCAATCGGGCATCCGTTCGGGGAACCTCGAGTGACGGCCGCTGGCATCGCACCGGCGACGTTGGACACCTTGACTCCACTGGGCGGCTCTGGGTGGAGGGGCGTCTGCCGCATGTCATCACGACGGCCGACGGCGTTCTGACCCCGGTCGGCCCCGAACAGCGCATCGAATCCCTGCCGGGGGTCGCGCGTGCCGCCGCCGTCGGGGTGGGTCCGGCCGGAGTGCAGCAACTGGTCGCAATCGTCGAAACCGAACCTTCCGCGCGCCGCGTCGGCCTCGCCTCACCCGGGTTGGCCGCCGCCGTTCGAGGCAGCGCGGGCACGCCCGTCGCGGCGGTGCTGGTGGTGCCGAGGCTGCCCACCGATATTCGTCACAACTCGAAAATCGATCGGTCCCGCCTCGCGCGGTGGGCCGACGGAATCCTCTCCGGCAAACGGATGACCCGGCCATGA
- a CDS encoding 3-oxoacyl-ACP synthase III, protein MNGNATTRYQNVALLSVASTIAPRITTSAEIDLRLAPALKRLRLPKGLLQRVAGVHERRNWDENQKFDDAAVSAGQRALHAAGIEPGQVGLLINTSVTRKHLEPSVAVRIHHGLGLPSSANNFDIANACLGFVNGMTLAGQLIDAGQIDYAVVIDGEDADTIQTNTIERLLTVEIGRKDFMSEFASLTLGSGAAAAVLGRADAHPSGHRMLGGVSRAATQFNDLCVGSVDGMFTDAKALLAGGMELVVSAWTEAKRDWNWSGMHRYILHQVSDVHTNAIVKATGIDRSRVPLTYPKFGNVGPASIPITLAAEADTLRAGDRVLLMGVGSGLNTAMLEIAW, encoded by the coding sequence TTGAACGGAAATGCCACGACGAGGTACCAGAACGTCGCCCTACTGTCGGTTGCGAGCACAATTGCGCCGCGAATCACGACATCTGCGGAGATCGATCTCCGTTTGGCGCCCGCCCTCAAGCGGCTGCGCCTGCCGAAGGGTCTTCTGCAGCGGGTCGCCGGTGTGCACGAGCGCCGCAACTGGGATGAGAACCAGAAGTTTGACGACGCGGCGGTGTCCGCCGGCCAACGCGCCCTCCACGCCGCGGGGATCGAGCCCGGCCAGGTGGGGTTGCTGATCAACACCTCGGTGACGCGTAAGCACCTCGAGCCGTCGGTTGCCGTGCGCATCCACCATGGCCTCGGCCTGCCCTCGTCGGCGAATAACTTCGACATCGCCAACGCCTGTCTCGGTTTCGTCAACGGCATGACGCTTGCGGGGCAGCTCATCGACGCCGGACAGATCGACTACGCGGTCGTCATCGATGGCGAAGACGCCGACACCATTCAGACCAACACGATCGAGCGCCTCCTCACGGTCGAGATCGGCCGCAAGGACTTTATGAGCGAGTTCGCGAGCCTGACTCTCGGCTCCGGTGCCGCCGCCGCCGTGCTCGGGCGAGCGGATGCGCATCCGTCAGGTCACCGGATGCTGGGCGGTGTCAGCCGCGCCGCCACCCAGTTCAACGACCTCTGTGTCGGCAGTGTCGACGGCATGTTCACTGATGCCAAGGCGCTGCTCGCCGGCGGGATGGAGCTCGTCGTGTCGGCCTGGACCGAAGCGAAACGCGACTGGAACTGGTCCGGCATGCACCGCTACATCCTGCACCAGGTCTCGGATGTGCACACCAATGCGATTGTGAAGGCCACCGGGATCGACCGGTCGCGGGTGCCGCTCACCTACCCGAAATTCGGAAACGTCGGTCCGGCATCGATTCCCATCACGCTCGCCGCGGAAGCCGACACCCTTCGGGCGGGTGATCGGGTGCTCCTGATGGGTGTCGGATCCGGGCTCAATACGGCGATGCTGGAAATCGCCTGGTGA